A region of Hydrogenimonas cancrithermarum DNA encodes the following proteins:
- the clpP gene encoding ATP-dependent Clp endopeptidase proteolytic subunit ClpP has protein sequence MSYVPFVIEKSGRGERSYDIYSRLLKDRIIMLSGPIDDAVASSIVAQMLFLEAEDPDKDIYLYINSPGGVITSGFSVYDTMNYIKPDIVTICIGQAASMGAFLLTCGAPGKRYALPSSRIMIHQPLGGAQGQATDIEIQAREILRLKKYLNKIMSERTGKTVRTIEKDTERDFFMSAEEAKEYGLIDEVLTRSFK, from the coding sequence ATGAGTTACGTTCCATTCGTCATTGAAAAGAGCGGACGCGGAGAGCGCTCGTACGACATCTATTCACGGCTTCTGAAAGACCGCATCATAATGTTGAGCGGTCCGATCGACGATGCTGTCGCATCTTCGATCGTGGCGCAGATGCTTTTTCTGGAAGCGGAAGATCCCGACAAAGATATCTACCTTTATATCAACTCTCCGGGCGGTGTGATCACAAGCGGATTCAGTGTCTACGATACGATGAACTACATCAAGCCTGACATCGTTACAATCTGCATCGGGCAGGCGGCGTCGATGGGCGCGTTTCTGCTTACGTGCGGCGCACCCGGCAAGCGCTATGCCTTGCCGAGTTCGCGTATTATGATCCATCAGCCGCTCGGCGGTGCACAGGGGCAGGCGACCGACATCGAGATTCAGGCGAGGGAGATTCTGCGCCTGAAGAAGTATCTCAACAAAATCATGTCCGAGCGTACCGGAAAGACAGTCCGTACCATCGAAAAAGATACGGAACGCGACTTCTTCATGAGTGCCGAAGAGGCCAAAGAGTACGGTCTGATCGACGAAGTACTGACGCGCAGTTTCAAGTAG
- a CDS encoding diguanylate cyclase, with protein sequence MERGGRYRVRNLGEPTNELETYAKEVLEAMIREGVPPTPSNFDAYFDKLLDDKPAAFRKRILKLLELEDGGEDDHQGVLEQYLKDAFVNVKKFLQHINLLYKNLRHLETVIEKRQFEAEAIADKSAMATLLDAMKKDLNTMTKIIKKEAGELKETYEATSELVSEVQEHAIHEEKYGVYKKHYLLKKIHQEEKLIQEFRHDSTLMMVRASDKVLREVGSPKVQHLVLRTVARLLLKTSRRSDLVAHYEGGIFAILMRHTSLQNAKQAADRLKDLVGNTNFFVGDQEIMLDVDIGIARIDIDRSSEQTIVCALDGLDIAKKTEESCGICPQDVEI encoded by the coding sequence ATGGAGCGGGGCGGAAGATATCGCGTACGGAACCTTGGCGAGCCGACCAATGAACTCGAAACCTATGCGAAAGAGGTTCTCGAAGCGATGATCCGCGAAGGCGTTCCGCCCACGCCTTCCAACTTCGATGCCTATTTCGACAAACTCCTCGATGACAAGCCCGCTGCGTTTCGTAAACGTATTCTGAAGCTTCTCGAGCTTGAAGACGGCGGGGAAGACGACCATCAGGGCGTGCTTGAGCAGTATCTCAAAGATGCGTTTGTCAATGTCAAAAAGTTCCTTCAGCATATCAACCTTCTTTATAAAAATCTTCGCCATCTCGAAACCGTGATTGAAAAGCGCCAGTTCGAAGCCGAAGCGATTGCAGACAAAAGTGCAATGGCGACGCTTCTGGACGCGATGAAAAAAGATCTTAACACGATGACGAAGATCATAAAAAAAGAGGCGGGGGAGCTGAAAGAGACCTACGAAGCAACGAGCGAACTCGTTTCGGAGGTTCAAGAACATGCCATTCATGAAGAGAAGTATGGGGTCTATAAAAAGCACTATCTGCTCAAAAAGATCCATCAGGAAGAGAAGCTAATCCAGGAGTTCCGGCATGATAGTACGCTTATGATGGTACGTGCCAGCGACAAAGTTTTACGCGAAGTGGGTAGCCCGAAGGTTCAGCATCTCGTCCTTCGTACCGTAGCGAGGCTGTTGCTGAAAACTTCACGCAGAAGCGATCTCGTTGCCCATTACGAGGGTGGAATTTTCGCGATTCTCATGCGCCACACATCGTTACAGAATGCCAAACAGGCAGCCGACAGACTCAAAGACCTTGTCGGTAATACCAACTTTTTTGTAGGAGATCAGGAGATCATGCTCGATGTCGATATCGGAATCGCGCGGATCGACATAGACCGCTCGAGCGAGCAGACGATCGTCTGTGCACTCGACGGACTTGACATTGCGAAAAAAACCGAAGAATCGTGTGGCATCTGCCCGCAGGATGTGGAGATTTAA